The Nocardioides pantholopis genome window below encodes:
- a CDS encoding ABC transporter ATP-binding protein gives MTTTTAGSTPPATTHLAATARGLTRTYGRGDAAVHALRGVDLNLPASRFTAIMGPSGSGKSTLMHCLAGLDQPSAGTVTVAGRPLHGLDDDQLTLFRREHLGFVFQAFNLLPMLTAGQNVLLPLELAGRRVDRDRYERLTATLGLADRLGHRPGELSGGQQQRVAIARALITNPAVVFADEPTGNLDSEASAEVLGLLRTSVRELGQTVVMVTHELAAAAYADDVVVLADGAVRAHLVDPTADTLIATLRGDR, from the coding sequence ATGACGACCACGACCGCGGGGAGCACCCCGCCCGCCACCACCCACCTGGCCGCGACCGCCCGGGGCCTGACCCGCACCTACGGCCGCGGCGACGCCGCCGTGCACGCGCTGCGCGGGGTCGACCTGAACCTGCCCGCCAGCCGGTTCACCGCGATCATGGGCCCCTCGGGCTCCGGCAAGTCCACGCTGATGCACTGCCTGGCCGGGCTCGACCAGCCCAGCGCCGGCACCGTCACCGTGGCCGGCCGCCCGCTGCACGGGCTCGACGACGACCAGCTGACCCTGTTCCGCCGCGAGCACCTCGGCTTCGTCTTCCAGGCCTTCAACCTGTTGCCGATGCTCACCGCCGGGCAGAACGTGCTGCTGCCCCTGGAGCTGGCCGGCCGCCGGGTGGACCGGGACCGCTACGAGCGGCTCACCGCCACCCTCGGCCTCGCCGACCGCCTCGGGCACCGGCCCGGGGAGCTCTCCGGGGGCCAGCAGCAGCGGGTGGCGATCGCGCGGGCGCTGATCACGAACCCCGCGGTGGTCTTCGCCGACGAGCCGACCGGCAACCTCGACAGCGAGGCGTCCGCGGAGGTGCTCGGCCTGCTGCGCACCTCGGTGCGCGAGCTCGGCCAGACCGTGGTCATGGTGACCCACGAGCTGGCCGCGGCGGCGTACGCCGACGACGTGGTCGTGCTCGCCGACGGCGCGGTCCGCGCCCACCTCGTGG